One Mycobacteroides abscessus ATCC 19977 genomic window carries:
- a CDS encoding lipase family protein, which translates to MRLWRLTAALAITIVSLWQLMPTARADDRHYEEFYTPPNPLPAGQAGDLIRTEPQRLVLEPSGQLGAYMGTGTRIMYRSNDARGNPVAVTGTYIEPSVPWTGRGPRPLLAYATLPYGMGEQCAPSRLFDQGIHFSQGMDLMFNIEEGFVATLLARGFAIVVTDGIGMGVHGPQSPQFLNRVAAGTALIDAARAAMKLVDTSLDPHGPVAFWGFASGAHASLSAAEQVGSYAPELNVVGTYAYSPMTDLAAELPGIDGSFMAGTTGYILRGLFASYPELEQPIRESLTPRGLQMLDWSGHTCIMQTGIDYAFRHLQFWFNDDITHLAQLEPFKTLLAAQRVGNTKPTGPVYIAINRFDPLNDYNAARQSGLDYCAMNADVTFWTNEQPPLFNKLAINTFLPVFVDGERSMAWVTDRFNGVTTSPNCGHF; encoded by the coding sequence ATGCGCCTGTGGAGACTGACGGCAGCCCTCGCGATCACAATCGTTTCTTTGTGGCAGTTGATGCCTACCGCACGCGCCGACGATCGCCACTATGAAGAGTTCTACACACCTCCAAATCCGCTACCCGCCGGCCAAGCCGGCGATCTGATCCGCACCGAGCCGCAACGGTTGGTGCTCGAGCCGTCGGGGCAGCTGGGCGCCTACATGGGCACAGGTACCCGAATCATGTACCGCAGCAACGATGCCCGGGGCAACCCGGTAGCGGTGACCGGGACCTATATCGAGCCGTCCGTGCCGTGGACGGGCCGCGGCCCCAGGCCGCTGCTGGCATACGCGACGCTTCCGTATGGGATGGGCGAGCAATGCGCTCCATCGCGCCTCTTCGACCAAGGCATCCACTTCTCGCAAGGGATGGACCTCATGTTCAACATCGAGGAGGGATTTGTCGCAACATTGTTGGCCCGCGGCTTTGCGATAGTGGTGACCGACGGAATCGGCATGGGCGTTCATGGCCCCCAATCACCACAGTTCTTGAACCGGGTGGCGGCAGGCACCGCCCTGATCGACGCAGCCCGGGCAGCGATGAAACTGGTTGACACTTCCCTAGACCCGCACGGTCCGGTGGCGTTCTGGGGATTTGCATCCGGCGCGCATGCGTCGCTGTCTGCCGCTGAACAGGTGGGAAGCTACGCGCCGGAGCTAAACGTCGTGGGCACCTATGCCTACAGCCCCATGACTGATCTGGCGGCCGAGCTTCCCGGTATCGACGGCAGCTTCATGGCCGGGACAACAGGGTACATATTGCGTGGCCTCTTTGCCTCGTATCCCGAGCTGGAACAACCCATTCGCGAGTCACTGACGCCGCGCGGCTTGCAAATGCTGGATTGGTCCGGACACACCTGCATCATGCAGACAGGGATCGACTACGCCTTCCGACATCTACAGTTCTGGTTCAACGACGACATCACCCACTTGGCACAGCTCGAGCCGTTCAAGACCCTGCTTGCCGCGCAACGCGTGGGGAACACCAAACCCACGGGACCGGTCTACATCGCGATCAATCGCTTCGATCCCTTGAACGACTACAACGCCGCGCGTCAGTCCGGCCTCGACTACTGCGCAATGAACGCAGATGTGACGTTCTGGACCAACGAGCAGCCGCCGCTATTCAACAAACTAGCCATCAACACCTTCCTTCCCGTCTTCGTCGACGGCGAAAGGAGCATGGCCTGGGTAACCGACCGGTTCAACGGCGTTACGACCAGTCCGAATTGTGGTCATTTCTAA